Proteins from a single region of Poecilia reticulata strain Guanapo unplaced genomic scaffold, Guppy_female_1.0+MT scaffold_249, whole genome shotgun sequence:
- the pex5lb gene encoding PEX5-related protein has protein sequence MYQVQESRPLLSPSIDDFLAESRSEAACGRPPTSNPAVLSTALDLVDLSDPAETRHHRVAKSPVRRTAGSRSPRHKTRTRTEETELVPVQLERRPAGPGTPDRTSLDSVSLSSPLDKWDEMDLDLEDGGRRRRCQARCTSHHSSSELLWSAEFRRDPLMKSSLDDLDFLSQNQDSSVSRLRRRTRSLLARNESLEDEFVRAKAAVESDTEFWDKMQAEWEELARRDWLEEAASQQKPASPPVSPVEKGYLFSATNPYLDWPNAFAEGQEKAGEGDLNAAVLLLEAAILQDPGDAEAWQMLGTTQAENENEQAAIASLQRCLELRPNNLPALMALAASLTNSSQLPEACDALRRWIGHNHRYRHLVQSRSPLRGSPATPRRGPSGSTPASSALQEVLLLFQEAAQLNVDNVDPDLQTGLGVLYNLSSEFDRAVEAFSAALSVRPQDYLLWNRLGATLANGSRSAEAVEAYSRALELRPGFIRSRYNLGISCINLGALREAVSNFVTALKQQRCSQGCSQLQMSTNIWAALRIAVSMMDDPGLDRAASLGDLDLLTRTLEGGDL, from the exons ATGTACCAAGTCCAG GAGAGCCGCCCCCTGCTGAGCCCCTCCATCGATGACTTCCTGGCAGAGAGCCGCAGCGAGGCCGCCTGCGGACGACCCCCGACCTCCAACCCCGCAG TTCTGTCCACGGCTCTGGACCTGGTGGACCTGAGCGACCCGGCAGAGACCCGGCACCACCGGGTCGCCAAGAGTCCAGTGAGGAGGACGGCCGGGTCCAGGAGCCCCCGGCACAAgactagaaccagaaccgagGAGACGGAGCTGGTCCCGGTCCAGTTGGAGCGCCGGCCTGCCGGGCCCGGAACCCCTGACAGGACGTCCCTGGACTCGG TCAGCCTGTCCTCTCCTCTGGACAAGTGGGACGAgatggacctggacctggaggACGGGGGACGGCGCAGACGCTGCCAGGCCAGATGCACCTCCCACCACTCCTCCAGCGAGTTGCTATG GTCTGCAGAGTTTAGGAGAGATCCTCTGATGAAGAGCAGCTTGGACGATCTGGACTTCTTATCTCAGAACCAG GACAGCAGCGTGTCCAGACTCCGCAGACGGACTCGCTCTCTGCTGGCCAGGAACGAGTCCCTGGAGGACGAGTTCGTCCGTGCAAAGGCGGCTGTTGAG TCGGACACAGAGTTCTGGGACAAGATGCAGGCGGAGTGGGAGGAGCTTGCTCGCAGGGACTGGCTGGAGGAGGCGGCGAGCCAGCAGAAGCCGGCCTCGCCCCCCGTCTCACCTGTGGAGAAG GGTTACCTGTTCAGCGCCACCAACCCGTACCTTGACTGGCCCAACGCCTTCGCTGAGGGTCAGGAGAAAGCTGGAGAGGGAGACCTGAACGCTGCCGTCCTGCTGCTGGAGGCGGCCATCTTGCAGGACCCCGGTGACGCCGAG GCGTGGCAGATGCTGGGAACGACTCAGGCTGAGAACGAGAACGAACAAGCCGCCATCGCCTCGCTGCAGAG GTGTCTGGAGCTCCGCCCCAACAACCTGCCGGCCCTCATGGCGCTCGCCGCCAGCCTCACCAACAGCAGCCAGCTGCCGGAGGCCTGCGACGCTCTGCGCCGCTGGATCGGCCACAACCACAGATACCGACACCTGGTCCAGAGCAGGAGTCCGCTACGGGGTTCCCCAGCCACACCACGCAGGGGCCCCAGCGGCTCCACACCCGCAAG ctcgGCGCTGCAGGAAGTTCTGCTGCTCTTCCAGGAAGCGGCGCAGCTGAACGTGGATAACGTGGATCCGGACCTGCAGACCGGACTCGGAGTTCTGTACAACCTGAGCTCAGAGTTTGATCGGGCGGTGGAGGCGTTCAGCGCCGCGCTGTCCGTCAGACCGCAG GACTACCTGCTGTGGAACCGGCTGGGAGCGACGCTGGCTAACGGCAGCCGCAGCGCCGAGGCGGTGGAGGCGTACAGCCGCGCGCTGGAGCTGCGGCCCGGCTTCATCCGCTCCCGGTACAACCTGGGCATCAGCTGCATCAACCTGGGCGCGCTCAG ggaGGCTGTCAGTAACTTCGTCACGGCTCTGAAGCAGCAGAGGTGCAGCCAGGGCTGCAGCCAGCTGCAGATGTCCACCAACATCTGGGCCGCCCTGCGGATCGCCGTCTCCATGATGGACGACCCCGGGTTGGACCGGGCCGCCAGCCTGGGGGACCTGGACCTGCTGACCAGAACCCTGGAGGGCGGAGACCTGTGA